From a region of the Apis cerana isolate GH-2021 linkage group LG13, AcerK_1.0, whole genome shotgun sequence genome:
- the LOC108000168 gene encoding heterogeneous nuclear ribonucleoprotein 27C isoform X1 yields MRVKTEMDDDEKGKLFVGGLSWETTQENLQRYFGRYGEVIDCVVMKNSESGRSRGFGFVTFSDPANVPLVLQNGPHQLDGRTIDPKPCNPRTQQKPKRSGGFPKVFLGGLPSNVTETDLRSFFTRFGKVMEVVIMYDQEKKKSRGFGFLSFEDEDAVDRCVAEHFVNLNGKQVEIKRAEPRDSSSKMNDSHQGQWGPPQQGGPPMGMAGNMGPMGGPNGQMSGPMMGGPMGPPGNMMQQYQGWGTSPQTGGYAAGYTQYNSQGWGAPPGPPQQQQIPPPPHHQWGSSYNVQPAAATQGYGSYGGPAAAASGGYGPTAGTGGAAGGGPGGSWNSWNMPQNGPPPGTQPPPQPPQPNSSQPNSNSNPSGPQGDMYSRQTTGSGAPGSSSSSAKTPDYTGYSAYGNYADTSYPQRSYQGGESNQGTEYGPPRLGSVPAAPGTNDSYGGGGPQRGYTGSSSSSNNYHPYRR; encoded by the exons ATGAGAGTGAAGACCGAAATGGACGACGACGAAAAGGG AAAGTTGTTTGTTGGTGGTTTGTCCTGGGAGACAACACAAGAAAATCTTCAACGTTACTTCGGCCGTTATGGCGAAGTAATTGACTGCGTTGTTATGAAAAACAGTGAATCTGGTCGCAGTCGTGGTTTTGGATTTGTAACATTTAGTGATCCAGCTAATGTTCCATTAGTTCTTCAGAATGGACCACATCAACTTGATGGGCGCACA ATTGACCCGAAACCATGTAATCCACGCACTCAACAGAAACCAAAACGCAGTGGAGGCTTTCCGAAAGTTTTTCTTGGTGGCTTACCAAGTAATGTGACAGAGACCGATTTAAGGTCTTTCTTTACCCGTTTTGGTAAAGTTATGGAGGTTGTCATAATGTATGAccaagagaagaagaaatcaaGGG GATTTGGCTTTCTCAGTTTCGAGGATGAAGATGCAGTGGACCGATGCGTAGCGGAGCATTTCGTCAACTTGAATGGAAAACAG GTTGAAATTAAACGCGCAGAACCAAGAGATTCTTCTAGCAAAATGAATGATAGTCATCAAGGTCAGTGGGGACCACCTCAACAAGGTGGACCTCCAATGGGAATGGCTGGGAATATGGGACCTATGGGTGGTCCAAATGGACAGATGAGTGGACCTATGATGGGAGGTCCAATGGGTCCACCAGGAAATATGATGCAGCAATATCAAGGTTGGGGTACCAGTCCTCAAACTGGAGGATATGCTGCTGGATATACTCAGTATAATTCTCAGGGCTGGGGTGCACCACCTGGCCCTCCTCAGCAACAACAAATTCCACCACCACCACATCATCAATGGGGTAGTAGTTATAATGTTCAACCTGCAGCAGCTACTCAAGGTTATGGAAGTTATG GTGGGCCGGCAGCGGCCGCTTCAGGGGGCTATGGGCCCACAGCGGGCACTGGCGGGGCTGCGGGGGGCGGGCCCGGGGGTTCTTGGAACTCCTGGAATATGCCACAAAATGGGCCCCCTCCTGGGACTCAGCCACCACCTCAGCCCCCTCAGCCTAATTCCTCGCAGCCCAACTCCAACTCGAACCCCTCTGGCCCGCAGG GTGACATGTATTCACGACAGACCACCGGCTCAGGTGCACCTGGGTCCAGTAGCAGTTCAGCTAAAACTCCGGATTATACTGGGTACTCTGCATATGGTAATTACGCTGACACCAGTTATCCTCAGCGTTCGTATCAAGGAGGAGAAAGCAACCAAG
- the LOC108000168 gene encoding heterogeneous nuclear ribonucleoprotein 27C isoform X3, with protein MRVKTEMDDDEKGKLFVGGLSWETTQENLQRYFGRYGEVIDCVVMKNSESGRSRGFGFVTFSDPANVPLVLQNGPHQLDGRTIDPKPCNPRTQQKPKRSGGFPKVFLGGLPSNVTETDLRSFFTRFGKVMEVVIMYDQEKKKSRGFGFLSFEDEDAVDRCVAEHFVNLNGKQVEIKRAEPRDSSSKMNDSHQGQWGPPQQGGPPMGMAGNMGPMGGPNGQMSGPMMGGPMGPPGNMMQQYQGWGTSPQTGGYAAGYTQYNSQGWGAPPGPPQQQQIPPPPHHQWGSSYNVQPAAATQGYGSYGGPAAAASGGYGPTAGTGGAAGGGPGGSWNSWNMPQNGPPPGTQPPPQPPQPNSSQPNSNSNPSGPQGDMYSRQTTGSGAPGSSSSSAKTPDYTGYSAYGNYADTSYPQRSYQGGESNQGSLFPRRPVHFTDWMTRGLWT; from the exons ATGAGAGTGAAGACCGAAATGGACGACGACGAAAAGGG AAAGTTGTTTGTTGGTGGTTTGTCCTGGGAGACAACACAAGAAAATCTTCAACGTTACTTCGGCCGTTATGGCGAAGTAATTGACTGCGTTGTTATGAAAAACAGTGAATCTGGTCGCAGTCGTGGTTTTGGATTTGTAACATTTAGTGATCCAGCTAATGTTCCATTAGTTCTTCAGAATGGACCACATCAACTTGATGGGCGCACA ATTGACCCGAAACCATGTAATCCACGCACTCAACAGAAACCAAAACGCAGTGGAGGCTTTCCGAAAGTTTTTCTTGGTGGCTTACCAAGTAATGTGACAGAGACCGATTTAAGGTCTTTCTTTACCCGTTTTGGTAAAGTTATGGAGGTTGTCATAATGTATGAccaagagaagaagaaatcaaGGG GATTTGGCTTTCTCAGTTTCGAGGATGAAGATGCAGTGGACCGATGCGTAGCGGAGCATTTCGTCAACTTGAATGGAAAACAG GTTGAAATTAAACGCGCAGAACCAAGAGATTCTTCTAGCAAAATGAATGATAGTCATCAAGGTCAGTGGGGACCACCTCAACAAGGTGGACCTCCAATGGGAATGGCTGGGAATATGGGACCTATGGGTGGTCCAAATGGACAGATGAGTGGACCTATGATGGGAGGTCCAATGGGTCCACCAGGAAATATGATGCAGCAATATCAAGGTTGGGGTACCAGTCCTCAAACTGGAGGATATGCTGCTGGATATACTCAGTATAATTCTCAGGGCTGGGGTGCACCACCTGGCCCTCCTCAGCAACAACAAATTCCACCACCACCACATCATCAATGGGGTAGTAGTTATAATGTTCAACCTGCAGCAGCTACTCAAGGTTATGGAAGTTATG GTGGGCCGGCAGCGGCCGCTTCAGGGGGCTATGGGCCCACAGCGGGCACTGGCGGGGCTGCGGGGGGCGGGCCCGGGGGTTCTTGGAACTCCTGGAATATGCCACAAAATGGGCCCCCTCCTGGGACTCAGCCACCACCTCAGCCCCCTCAGCCTAATTCCTCGCAGCCCAACTCCAACTCGAACCCCTCTGGCCCGCAGG GTGACATGTATTCACGACAGACCACCGGCTCAGGTGCACCTGGGTCCAGTAGCAGTTCAGCTAAAACTCCGGATTATACTGGGTACTCTGCATATGGTAATTACGCTGACACCAGTTATCCTCAGCGTTCGTATCAAGGAGGAGAAAGCAACCAAG
- the LOC108000168 gene encoding heterogeneous nuclear ribonucleoprotein 27C isoform X2 — protein MRVKTEMDDDEKGKLFVGGLSWETTQENLQRYFGRYGEVIDCVVMKNSESGRSRGFGFVTFSDPANVPLVLQNGPHQLDGRTIDPKPCNPRTQQKPKRSGGFPKVFLGGLPSNVTETDLRSFFTRFGKVMEVVIMYDQEKKKSRGFGFLSFEDEDAVDRCVAEHFVNLNGKQVEIKRAEPRDSSSKMNDSHQGQWGPPQQGGPPMGMAGNMGPMGGPNGQMSGPMMGGPMGPPGNMMQQYQGWGTSPQTGGYAAGYTQYNSQGWGAPPGPPQQQQIPPPPHHQWGSSYNVQPAAATQGYGSYGGPAAAASGGYGPTAGTGGAAGGGPGGSWNSWNMPQNGPPPGTQPPPQPPQPNSSQPNSNSNPSGPQGDMYSRQTTGSGAPGSSSSSAKTPDYTGYSAYGNYADTSYPQRSYQGGESNQDNTPIPKFKNTETGSPTFIPNGDAAPGPQRFSLTQHTNYHPYRR, from the exons ATGAGAGTGAAGACCGAAATGGACGACGACGAAAAGGG AAAGTTGTTTGTTGGTGGTTTGTCCTGGGAGACAACACAAGAAAATCTTCAACGTTACTTCGGCCGTTATGGCGAAGTAATTGACTGCGTTGTTATGAAAAACAGTGAATCTGGTCGCAGTCGTGGTTTTGGATTTGTAACATTTAGTGATCCAGCTAATGTTCCATTAGTTCTTCAGAATGGACCACATCAACTTGATGGGCGCACA ATTGACCCGAAACCATGTAATCCACGCACTCAACAGAAACCAAAACGCAGTGGAGGCTTTCCGAAAGTTTTTCTTGGTGGCTTACCAAGTAATGTGACAGAGACCGATTTAAGGTCTTTCTTTACCCGTTTTGGTAAAGTTATGGAGGTTGTCATAATGTATGAccaagagaagaagaaatcaaGGG GATTTGGCTTTCTCAGTTTCGAGGATGAAGATGCAGTGGACCGATGCGTAGCGGAGCATTTCGTCAACTTGAATGGAAAACAG GTTGAAATTAAACGCGCAGAACCAAGAGATTCTTCTAGCAAAATGAATGATAGTCATCAAGGTCAGTGGGGACCACCTCAACAAGGTGGACCTCCAATGGGAATGGCTGGGAATATGGGACCTATGGGTGGTCCAAATGGACAGATGAGTGGACCTATGATGGGAGGTCCAATGGGTCCACCAGGAAATATGATGCAGCAATATCAAGGTTGGGGTACCAGTCCTCAAACTGGAGGATATGCTGCTGGATATACTCAGTATAATTCTCAGGGCTGGGGTGCACCACCTGGCCCTCCTCAGCAACAACAAATTCCACCACCACCACATCATCAATGGGGTAGTAGTTATAATGTTCAACCTGCAGCAGCTACTCAAGGTTATGGAAGTTATG GTGGGCCGGCAGCGGCCGCTTCAGGGGGCTATGGGCCCACAGCGGGCACTGGCGGGGCTGCGGGGGGCGGGCCCGGGGGTTCTTGGAACTCCTGGAATATGCCACAAAATGGGCCCCCTCCTGGGACTCAGCCACCACCTCAGCCCCCTCAGCCTAATTCCTCGCAGCCCAACTCCAACTCGAACCCCTCTGGCCCGCAGG GTGACATGTATTCACGACAGACCACCGGCTCAGGTGCACCTGGGTCCAGTAGCAGTTCAGCTAAAACTCCGGATTATACTGGGTACTCTGCATATGGTAATTACGCTGACACCAGTTATCCTCAGCGTTCGTATCAAGGAGGAGAAAGCAACCAAG